One Bombyx mori chromosome 28, ASM3026992v2 DNA segment encodes these proteins:
- the LOC105841363 gene encoding uncharacterized protein LOC105841363, with the protein MGAPRGARPPSHVAYYVALAGILGLLILLCFYFFYYFVRKVKELSSQESPSPTPTAPRAPAAPASYPVQPVVREGATAMAKLCKQLPTQGGKGDTVFPTSTSPAAHQGDMGAGGGAGDVTVGAGEGAAVEEKLGPAPASGAVEALTVR; encoded by the exons ATGGGAGCGCCGCGCGGAGCCCGCCCTCCGAGCCACGTCGCGTACTACGTGGCGCTGGCGGGCATCCTCGGCCTCCTCATCCTACTGTGTTTCTACTTCTTCTATTATTTTGTCAGAAAAGTTAAAG AGCTATCCTCGCAGGAGAGTCCTTCCCCGACGCCGACCGCCCCCCGCGCCCCGGCCGCTCCTGCTTCGTACCCAGTACAACCAG TAGTACGCGAGGGCGCCACAGCCATGGCGAAGCTGTGCAAGCAGCTCCCGACCCAGGGCGGCAAGGGGGACACCGTGTTCCCCACTTCCACGTCCCCCGCCGCGCACCAGGGGGACATGGGGGCCGGGGGAGGCGCAGGTGACGTCACTGTGGGGGCGGGGGAAGGGGCTGCCGTCGAAGAGAAGCTTGGTCCCGCACCGGCCTCAGGGGCGGTTGAAGCACTCACCGTCAGATAA
- the LOC105841361 gene encoding uncharacterized protein LOC105841361 isoform X1 → MSHEDPKLGLQAGEKYFMVYWLCCCLWYEDKSDKTSSRHPSRAELNDAGRRRRSSEPLGRRLGSSAASLHLPTTSGGHKKALSAHRSHEDIGRRKSQCENKEDGRYHSAPSVIDEVIHRRDWERSTKELYIPLKPEPNSDLSTSPEAPHAEPESSSVECLRHEEQPKPCKKHHTNIKSSKQHNNKESTNDDVKDSDATEFADFYSADTRRDNVDQSDAGPEDVDNEATVDKSTSCTTKEVKQSLNESIRSRERPRSALAPLDENQPRVLGFNLEDVINQLDALDRSGAVHHIAESRGSGAGSALPPPAAAGWASVSAWGGGGRSRHASDGDILASAHRPQSTAFSESDLDLDLESAEEIPPAYEELQQYASPERKETAI, encoded by the exons ATGAGCCATGAAGATCCGAAGCTGGGGCTGCAAGCCGGGGAGAAGTACTTCATGGTGTACTGGCTGTGTTGCTGCTTGTGGTATGAAGACAAGTCCG ATAAAACTTCTAGCAGACACCCGAGCAGAGCCGAACTCAACG ACGCGGGGCGCCGGCGCCGGTCGAGCGAGCCTCTGGGCCGGCGGCTGGGCAGCAGCGCGGCCTCGCTGCACCTGCCCACCACCTCCGGGG GCCACAAAAAAGCTCTGTCAGCCCACCGAAGTCACGAAGACATTGGACGCAGGAAGTCTCAGTGTGAAAACAAAGAAGATGGACGTTATCACTCTGCTCCCAGCGTCATTGACGAGGTCATACACAGGAGGGACTGGGAACGATCCACTAAGGAACTTTATATCCCTTTGAAGCCCGAACCTAACTCCGATCTGTCGACCAGCCCCGAGGCACCGCACGCGGAACCGGAGTCCTCATCCGTCGAGTGCCTCAGACACGAGGAACAGCCAAAACCGTGCAAGAAACATCACACCAACATCAAATCATCTAAACAGCACAATAATAAAGAAAGTACGAATGATGACGTCAAAGATTCCGACGCCACTGAATTTGCGGACTTCTACAGCGCAGACACTCGGCGAGACAACGTCGACCAGAGCGACGCGGGGCCCGAGGACGTCGATAACGAAGCGACCGTCGATAAGTCGACGTCCTGTACCACCAAGGAAGTGAAGCAGTCGTTGAACGAGTCCATCCGCAGCAGGGAGCGCCCCCGGTCCGCCCTCGCGCCCCTCGACGAGAACCAGCCCCGAGTCTTGGGGTTTAATTTGGAGGATGTCATAAACCAGTTGGACGCTTTAGATCGGTCGGGGGCCGTGCACCACATCGCGGAGTCCCGGGGGAGCGGCGCGGGGTCCGCCCTGCCCCCCCCCGCCGCCG CGGGCTGGGCGTCGGTGTCGGCGTGGGGGGGCGGGGGACGCTCGCGACACGCCAGCGACGGCGACATACTGGCGTCCGCGCACCGACCGCAGTCCACCGCCTTCTCAG AAAGTGACTTAGATTTGGATCTTGAAAGTGCTGAAGAAATACCACCAGCATACGAAGAGCTCCAACAATACGCGTCTCCTGAGAGGAAGGAGACCgctatttaa
- the LOC105841361 gene encoding uncharacterized protein LOC105841361 isoform X2, with translation MSHEDPKLGLQAGEKYFMVYWLCCCLWYEDKSDKTSSRHPSRAELNDAGRRRRSSEPLGRRLGSSAASLHLPTTSGGHKKALSAHRSHEDIGRRKSQCENKEDGRYHSAPSVIDEVIHRRDWERSTKELYIPLKPEPNSDLSTSPEAPHAEPESSSVECLRHEEQPKPCKKHHTNIKSSKQHNNKESTNDDVKDSDATEFADFYSADTRRDNVDQSDAGPEDVDNEATVDKSTSCTTKEVKQSLNESIRSRERPRSALAPLDENQPRVLGFNLEDVINQLDALDRSGAVHHIAESRGSGAGSALPPPAAESDLDLDLESAEEIPPAYEELQQYASPERKETAI, from the exons ATGAGCCATGAAGATCCGAAGCTGGGGCTGCAAGCCGGGGAGAAGTACTTCATGGTGTACTGGCTGTGTTGCTGCTTGTGGTATGAAGACAAGTCCG ATAAAACTTCTAGCAGACACCCGAGCAGAGCCGAACTCAACG ACGCGGGGCGCCGGCGCCGGTCGAGCGAGCCTCTGGGCCGGCGGCTGGGCAGCAGCGCGGCCTCGCTGCACCTGCCCACCACCTCCGGGG GCCACAAAAAAGCTCTGTCAGCCCACCGAAGTCACGAAGACATTGGACGCAGGAAGTCTCAGTGTGAAAACAAAGAAGATGGACGTTATCACTCTGCTCCCAGCGTCATTGACGAGGTCATACACAGGAGGGACTGGGAACGATCCACTAAGGAACTTTATATCCCTTTGAAGCCCGAACCTAACTCCGATCTGTCGACCAGCCCCGAGGCACCGCACGCGGAACCGGAGTCCTCATCCGTCGAGTGCCTCAGACACGAGGAACAGCCAAAACCGTGCAAGAAACATCACACCAACATCAAATCATCTAAACAGCACAATAATAAAGAAAGTACGAATGATGACGTCAAAGATTCCGACGCCACTGAATTTGCGGACTTCTACAGCGCAGACACTCGGCGAGACAACGTCGACCAGAGCGACGCGGGGCCCGAGGACGTCGATAACGAAGCGACCGTCGATAAGTCGACGTCCTGTACCACCAAGGAAGTGAAGCAGTCGTTGAACGAGTCCATCCGCAGCAGGGAGCGCCCCCGGTCCGCCCTCGCGCCCCTCGACGAGAACCAGCCCCGAGTCTTGGGGTTTAATTTGGAGGATGTCATAAACCAGTTGGACGCTTTAGATCGGTCGGGGGCCGTGCACCACATCGCGGAGTCCCGGGGGAGCGGCGCGGGGTCCGCCCTGCCCCCCCCCGCCGCCG AAAGTGACTTAGATTTGGATCTTGAAAGTGCTGAAGAAATACCACCAGCATACGAAGAGCTCCAACAATACGCGTCTCCTGAGAGGAAGGAGACCgctatttaa